In the Streptobacillus moniliformis DSM 12112 genome, one interval contains:
- a CDS encoding nucleotide exchange factor GrpE has product MSEEIKEEELKETENIEETDVIIEKLNAELEDYKKAYALKLAEFQNFSKRKEKELQEYKEYASKDIILKVLENLDNLERGIEASRSTEDYNKLVEGLEMTIKNFSEMLTNEGVTEIEALEKEYNPYEQHAVQVISNEEKANNEVLMVLQKGYKLKGKVIRPAMVVINKIEEIKNNEEENKN; this is encoded by the coding sequence ATGTCAGAAGAAATTAAAGAAGAGGAATTAAAGGAAACGGAAAATATTGAAGAAACTGATGTAATAATAGAGAAACTCAATGCAGAATTAGAGGACTATAAAAAAGCTTATGCATTAAAGCTTGCAGAATTTCAAAATTTTTCTAAAAGAAAAGAAAAGGAATTACAGGAATATAAGGAATATGCTTCAAAAGATATAATATTAAAGGTATTAGAAAACTTGGACAACTTAGAAAGAGGAATAGAAGCTTCTCGTTCTACAGAAGATTACAACAAACTTGTAGAAGGATTAGAAATGACTATTAAGAATTTTTCTGAGATGCTAACTAATGAAGGTGTTACAGAAATAGAAGCATTAGAAAAAGAATATAATCCTTATGAACAACATGCCGTTCAGGTTATATCTAATGAAGAAAAAGCTAATAATGAAGTATTAATGGTACTTCAAAAAGGATATAAGCTTAAAGGGAAAGTAATAAGACCTGCAATGGTTGTAATAAACAAGATTGAAGAAATAAAAAATAATGAAGAAGAAAATAAAAACTAG